In one window of Sebaldella sp. S0638 DNA:
- a CDS encoding metal-sensitive transcriptional regulator codes for MKQNKETENKEERKAEHTDGLKDSLVKRLNRIEGQIRGIKKMVEEDVYCDEILHQIMSAKASLDGVSKELLKAHINSCVVRQIKEGKEEVVDELMVTIKKMIK; via the coding sequence ATGAAGCAGAATAAGGAAACTGAGAATAAAGAAGAAAGAAAAGCAGAGCATACAGACGGCCTGAAAGATTCCCTTGTAAAAAGACTGAACAGAATAGAAGGGCAGATAAGAGGAATAAAGAAAATGGTAGAGGAAGATGTATATTGTGATGAAATACTCCATCAGATAATGTCTGCCAAAGCCTCATTAGACGGTGTATCAAAAGAACTTCTGAAAGCACATATAAACAGCTGTGTGGTAAGACAGATAAAAGAAGGCAAGGAAGAAGTAGTAGACGAACTAATGGTTACCATAAAAAAAATGATAAAATAA
- the murI gene encoding glutamate racemase, with the protein MSVGIFDSGLGGLTVLKEIRKIFPNEEIFYFGDTARVPYGEKTKDLIVRYSKEITDFLLTKNISALVVACNTATALAIEELKADYDIPVIGVIEAGVRGALSVTKTNEIGVIGTKATINSEKYKQEIQSKNKDIIVYQKACPLFVPVVEEGLLEGEIIESIIRHYLGDFDDKVDTLILGCTHYPLLKKEIHKLYPNLNLIDPAMETALDLKRILTDSDEAENKTGHTKYYVSDGVQNFRNIGSMFLEEEIEDIELIKL; encoded by the coding sequence ATGTCAGTAGGAATATTTGATTCTGGTCTGGGAGGGCTTACGGTATTAAAGGAAATAAGAAAAATATTTCCAAATGAGGAAATTTTTTACTTTGGCGACACTGCACGTGTTCCTTACGGTGAAAAGACAAAGGATTTAATAGTGAGATATTCAAAAGAAATAACTGATTTTCTTTTGACAAAGAATATAAGCGCGCTTGTGGTAGCGTGTAATACAGCAACGGCACTTGCCATAGAAGAGCTGAAAGCTGATTATGACATACCTGTAATAGGTGTAATAGAAGCAGGTGTGAGAGGTGCGCTTTCAGTAACCAAAACTAATGAAATAGGTGTAATAGGGACGAAAGCTACCATAAATTCAGAGAAGTATAAACAGGAAATACAAAGTAAAAATAAGGATATAATAGTATATCAGAAAGCATGCCCTTTATTTGTACCAGTGGTGGAAGAAGGACTTCTTGAAGGGGAAATCATAGAGAGTATTATAAGACATTATCTCGGGGATTTTGATGACAAGGTAGACACTTTAATTTTAGGCTGCACACATTATCCGCTTTTGAAAAAAGAGATTCATAAGCTTTATCCTAATCTGAATCTCATAGATCCGGCGATGGAAACTGCTCTTGATCTTAAGAGAATACTAACAGATAGTGATGAGGCTGAAAATAAGACAGGACATACAAAATATTATGTATCGGATGGTGTACAAAATTTCAGAAATATAGGAAGTATGTTTTTGGAGGAAGAAATCGAGGACATAGAACTGATAAAACTTTAG
- the ruvA gene encoding Holliday junction branch migration protein RuvA, whose translation MFEYIKGELTVKKIDYVALEVNGVAYKIFISLKTYDKLTENIEKLFIYTNVKEDDFSLYGFKTESERELFKALVSISGVGPKLGLAILSTFNTKEVIDIVIEENVKFLVKVPGLGQKKAQKLIVDLKDKVKKLNVIEISQDGSHDAESSVSATKALMMKEDLKLALESLGYSNADVSKWIKDEELEKYERVEDAIKDILQKIQSK comes from the coding sequence ATGTTTGAATATATAAAAGGTGAGCTTACTGTAAAAAAAATAGATTATGTAGCTCTTGAGGTAAACGGTGTTGCATATAAAATATTTATTTCGCTGAAAACTTACGATAAACTTACAGAAAATATTGAAAAATTATTTATCTACACTAATGTAAAGGAAGATGATTTCTCACTATACGGTTTTAAAACTGAAAGTGAAAGAGAGCTGTTCAAAGCACTGGTAAGTATAAGCGGAGTGGGACCTAAACTCGGGCTGGCAATACTTTCTACGTTTAATACAAAAGAAGTAATAGACATAGTAATCGAGGAAAATGTGAAGTTTCTTGTGAAAGTGCCGGGACTGGGACAGAAAAAAGCTCAAAAATTAATTGTAGACCTTAAAGATAAGGTGAAAAAACTAAATGTAATAGAAATATCACAGGACGGAAGCCATGATGCAGAAAGCAGTGTATCAGCTACAAAAGCTCTTATGATGAAAGAAGATCTGAAACTGGCACTTGAATCTCTCGGATATTCCAATGCAGATGTATCAAAGTGGATAAAAGACGAGGAATTGGAGAAATATGAGCGTGTAGAAGATGCCATAAAAGATATTTTACAAAAAATACAATCAAAATAA
- a CDS encoding competence protein ComGC yields the protein MNKRGYTIIEVLLFLGLVSMFFCFTAYSMEKRKRAESFGKVKTDLSLFIRKIQKYGFQNESEYYLEFSFSGKKVIFREKDGEVIEELKLPENIGYFSNNSDKKADFSRKTTKNGNFDKGFSIFLTDRNMGKIYYKISVSTVNTMKYPVISIYKAKKPMKSEENYLDYNLWNEEL from the coding sequence ATGAATAAAAGGGGATATACAATAATAGAGGTATTATTGTTTTTAGGGTTAGTGAGTATGTTTTTTTGTTTTACTGCTTATTCTATGGAAAAGAGAAAGAGAGCAGAGTCATTTGGAAAAGTAAAAACAGACCTTTCATTATTTATAAGGAAAATACAGAAGTATGGTTTTCAGAATGAAAGTGAGTATTATCTGGAATTTAGCTTTTCCGGGAAAAAAGTAATATTCAGGGAAAAAGACGGTGAAGTGATAGAAGAACTGAAGCTTCCTGAAAATATAGGGTATTTTTCCAATAATTCTGATAAAAAAGCTGATTTTTCCAGAAAAACTACCAAGAACGGTAATTTTGACAAGGGATTTTCTATATTTTTAACAGACAGGAATATGGGGAAAATATATTATAAAATATCTGTAAGCACTGTAAATACCATGAAATATCCTGTGATAAGCATATATAAAGCTAAAAAGCCGATGAAGTCCGAGGAAAACTATCTTGATTACAATCTGTGGAATGAGGAATTGTAA
- a CDS encoding ComEC/Rec2 family competence protein, translated as MTELVRIFLVLVCAVFLYLNFKITGIIVVLLILTVLFYIVTKEKNIIYVILFFIFYIYLNFVTYNGNISGEKKLYVKFDGKTGTVLRIENRYTDKKIFLNNTGYSYGYYRLIYKIQHVKEKNGIFTINGKIKGIKEGKLNFVRNFMLLKLENIFDGEYDIGVFAKAAVLGEKGSIDEDFNKMFKNTGLSHLIVISGLHIGLIIMVFLKIFDNTIHSYRIKYIFTWIFLTIYCLVVGFSVSVLRTYITGSIMIASKIFFEEKDSRKSFFISLIITMTILPYSLFDISFQLSYGAVGSILFVYPVFERLYTAKCRVKDNLADYILKTALLSLVIQIMTFPVFLYNFQTMPVFSFMCNVVGIPVGTLLIQLVFMTLLLNISGVEIFNKILLLIIKFIFNAFETIIYFLDKIPLLQINAGFETHWVIIMLYYAVITAGIWFLKYYETKL; from the coding sequence ATGACAGAACTGGTTAGGATATTTTTGGTTTTGGTATGTGCGGTATTTTTGTATTTGAATTTTAAAATAACAGGAATTATAGTTGTTCTCTTGATTTTGACAGTTTTATTTTACATTGTCACAAAGGAAAAGAATATTATCTATGTAATTTTATTCTTTATTTTTTATATTTATCTGAATTTTGTGACATATAACGGGAATATAAGCGGGGAAAAAAAGCTTTATGTGAAGTTTGACGGGAAAACAGGGACAGTATTGAGAATAGAAAACAGATATACTGATAAAAAAATATTTCTTAATAATACAGGTTATTCGTACGGTTATTACAGATTAATATATAAAATACAGCATGTAAAAGAGAAAAACGGAATATTTACAATAAATGGAAAAATAAAAGGTATCAAAGAAGGAAAATTGAATTTTGTGAGGAACTTTATGCTGCTGAAACTGGAGAATATTTTTGACGGCGAGTATGATATCGGTGTATTTGCCAAAGCGGCGGTACTTGGTGAAAAGGGAAGTATTGACGAGGATTTTAATAAAATGTTCAAAAACACCGGACTCTCACATTTGATAGTAATATCAGGGCTTCATATAGGGCTTATAATTATGGTTTTTCTGAAAATTTTTGATAATACGATACACTCTTACAGGATAAAATATATTTTCACGTGGATATTTCTCACTATTTACTGTTTAGTGGTGGGATTTTCGGTTTCTGTACTGAGGACATATATTACGGGAAGTATTATGATAGCTTCAAAAATATTTTTTGAGGAGAAAGACAGCAGAAAGTCTTTTTTTATATCCCTGATAATTACAATGACAATACTTCCTTATTCATTGTTTGATATATCATTTCAGCTTTCATACGGGGCAGTGGGAAGTATTCTGTTTGTATATCCTGTTTTTGAAAGACTGTATACTGCTAAATGCAGAGTAAAGGATAATCTGGCTGATTATATTCTGAAAACGGCACTTTTAAGTCTGGTAATACAGATAATGACATTTCCTGTATTTCTGTATAATTTTCAGACAATGCCTGTATTTTCATTTATGTGCAATGTAGTAGGAATACCAGTGGGTACTTTACTGATACAGCTGGTATTTATGACATTGCTTCTGAATATTTCCGGAGTGGAAATTTTTAATAAAATATTGCTTTTAATAATAAAATTCATATTTAATGCCTTTGAGACAATTATATATTTTCTGGATAAAATTCCGCTGCTGCAGATAAATGCCGGATTTGAGACACACTGGGTGATTATAATGCTTTATTACGCTGTAATTACAGCAGGAATATGGTTTTTAAAGTATTATGAAACAAAGCTATAA
- a CDS encoding HAD family phosphatase, producing the protein MKNIIFDLGNVLILFDPSGYVNKSVSPEKREKFLDVVFKSTEWEKLDLGTLSYDDAKKIFKEKLKDCDREIDMLFGDNLYSLLKPITKNAELLKSLKENYNLYILSNFHKESFETVSSKHEFFGYFDGGIISAYYQCVKPDEKIYRLLLDKYDLKPEETLFIDDIAENIEAAGKIGIDTIHLTDYNALSDRLRNKNIIF; encoded by the coding sequence ATGAAAAATATCATATTTGATCTGGGGAATGTGTTAATATTATTTGATCCTTCGGGATATGTAAATAAATCAGTAAGTCCGGAGAAAAGAGAAAAATTTCTGGATGTGGTATTCAAAAGCACTGAATGGGAAAAGCTTGATCTGGGGACTCTTTCTTATGATGATGCCAAAAAGATATTTAAAGAAAAGCTGAAAGACTGTGACAGAGAAATTGACATGCTGTTTGGCGATAATCTTTACAGCCTTTTGAAACCAATAACGAAAAATGCAGAACTGCTGAAAAGCCTGAAAGAAAACTATAATTTGTATATTTTATCGAATTTTCATAAGGAATCTTTTGAGACAGTAAGTTCAAAACATGAATTTTTTGGTTACTTTGACGGCGGGATTATTTCGGCGTATTACCAGTGTGTGAAACCTGATGAAAAAATATACAGACTTCTGCTTGATAAATATGATCTGAAGCCCGAAGAGACTCTGTTTATTGATGATATAGCCGAAAATATAGAAGCTGCCGGGAAAATCGGGATAGATACAATACACTTAACAGATTATAATGCTCTTTCAGACAGATTGAGAAATAAGAATATAATATTTTAG
- a CDS encoding site-2 protease family protein, with protein sequence MKNFYKKFKEANPNSSGIKLLFVIALLVYAIGNTFRSFEFSIDYIIVFAAFIIAAVSHEVAHGYAAYLFGDDTAKKAGRLSFNPLKHIDLQGLLLPVLLLLCGVKFLIGWAKPVPVNFNRLRPYRTGFFVVSIAGIFVNLVLASVSLILLKTFFADSYHIFYEDIMVRGDFLHEIVVKFFIYFFFINVLLGVFNLIPITPLDGGRIVYSFAPKPVKDFYDRIEKYGILIVFALLWAGLFSNVFEKVFDFLIKLLGG encoded by the coding sequence ATGAAAAATTTTTATAAAAAATTTAAAGAGGCAAACCCGAATTCTTCCGGGATAAAACTTCTTTTTGTAATAGCATTGCTTGTCTATGCAATTGGAAATACATTCAGGTCATTTGAATTTTCCATAGATTATATCATTGTTTTTGCAGCATTTATTATAGCTGCTGTGTCACATGAGGTAGCACACGGATATGCAGCATATCTTTTCGGCGATGATACAGCGAAAAAAGCCGGCAGATTATCTTTTAATCCTTTGAAACATATAGATTTACAAGGATTACTGCTTCCTGTACTTCTTCTTTTATGCGGCGTAAAATTTTTGATAGGATGGGCGAAGCCTGTTCCTGTGAATTTTAACAGACTGCGTCCTTACAGAACAGGATTTTTTGTAGTGTCTATAGCAGGAATTTTTGTAAATTTAGTTTTGGCTTCAGTATCTCTTATTTTGTTGAAAACATTCTTTGCAGATTCGTATCATATTTTTTATGAAGATATAATGGTGAGAGGAGATTTTTTACATGAAATAGTCGTGAAGTTTTTTATCTACTTTTTCTTTATTAATGTCCTGCTCGGAGTCTTTAACCTGATTCCGATTACACCGCTTGACGGCGGAAGAATAGTATACTCATTTGCACCTAAGCCTGTAAAAGATTTTTACGACAGAATTGAAAAGTACGGGATACTGATAGTATTTGCATTATTATGGGCCGGTTTATTCAGTAATGTATTTGAAAAAGTATTTGATTTCTTGATAAAGCTGCTTGGAGGATAA
- a CDS encoding YigZ family protein, producing MNTVKNETIIEFEEKKSRFIGYIKPVSSVKEAEKFINGIREMHPNATHNVPLYRVVENGQEYFKYNDDGEPSNTAGKPMAEILNILDVYNVALVATRYFGGIKLGAGGLIRNYAKTAKLAVNEAKITEYREKVVFILDYDYSMTSEMESFFAKSDIKIIEQNYLDRISVKIEADKEQADEIEALNGVIVVRL from the coding sequence ATGAATACTGTAAAAAATGAGACCATTATAGAATTTGAGGAAAAGAAATCCAGATTTATAGGTTATATAAAACCTGTGAGCAGTGTAAAAGAGGCAGAAAAATTTATTAACGGAATAAGGGAAATGCATCCTAATGCTACGCATAATGTTCCTCTTTACAGAGTAGTGGAAAACGGACAGGAATACTTTAAGTATAATGATGACGGCGAACCAAGCAATACTGCGGGAAAGCCGATGGCTGAGATATTGAACATCCTTGATGTATATAATGTGGCTTTAGTGGCAACGAGATATTTCGGCGGCATAAAGCTGGGAGCCGGAGGGCTTATAAGAAATTATGCCAAGACTGCCAAACTGGCTGTGAATGAAGCAAAAATCACAGAGTACAGAGAAAAAGTAGTTTTTATTCTGGATTATGATTATTCCATGACTTCGGAGATGGAAAGTTTTTTTGCAAAAAGTGATATAAAAATAATTGAACAAAATTATCTGGACAGGATATCGGTAAAAATAGAAGCTGACAAGGAACAGGCAGATGAAATAGAAGCTTTAAACGGTGTCATTGTAGTTAGATTATGA
- the nth gene encoding endonuclease III — protein sequence MTKRERFNKVFPILEQKFQKPITALNYETPYQLLIAVILSAQCTDVRVNIVTKELFKIVKGPKDLAEMSLKEIEKHIRSTGFYKNKAKNIQMCSRQLLEKYNGEVPNTMEDLRGLAGVGRKTANVVLGDIWNIREGIVVDTHVKRLSNRIGFVTSDNPEIIEKELMKFIPKKYWFEYSHYLILHGRDKCIARKPKCEVCEIKDYCKYYETNIKKIKEKS from the coding sequence ATGACAAAAAGAGAACGTTTTAATAAGGTATTTCCTATCTTGGAGCAGAAATTTCAAAAGCCGATCACTGCTTTAAATTATGAAACACCTTATCAATTATTGATAGCCGTTATTTTATCAGCACAGTGTACAGATGTAAGGGTAAATATAGTTACAAAAGAATTATTCAAAATCGTAAAGGGTCCGAAAGATCTCGCTGAAATGAGTCTGAAAGAGATAGAAAAGCATATAAGGTCAACAGGTTTTTATAAAAATAAAGCTAAGAATATACAAATGTGTTCAAGACAGCTTCTGGAAAAGTATAACGGGGAAGTTCCCAATACAATGGAAGATCTGAGAGGACTTGCAGGTGTGGGGAGAAAAACTGCCAATGTTGTTTTGGGGGATATCTGGAATATACGTGAGGGTATTGTTGTGGATACTCATGTAAAAAGACTTTCTAACAGAATAGGATTCGTTACAAGTGATAATCCTGAGATTATAGAAAAAGAGCTTATGAAATTTATTCCAAAAAAATACTGGTTTGAATACTCGCATTATCTGATTCTTCATGGAAGAGACAAGTGTATAGCCAGAAAACCTAAGTGTGAAGTCTGTGAAATAAAAGATTATTGTAAATATTATGAAACAAATATAAAAAAAATTAAGGAGAAGTCATGA
- a CDS encoding D-alanyl-D-alanine carboxypeptidase family protein: MKKRYFIVLAMLFTLLLAEGEPTAGSGGGDTGTETVKPKSKEKTDKEKNQDVKDSINKAVKEVQNENTGKPAATDTQVTDPGTDVPNTNGTTGVNGTGNGETPAVPGDGTQPATVEQPAVKVKPAAVKIDPKKPVKKAIDKEQEGPTFYKGEILKYIATTDGYVIKTNGSDVVHPIASITKVMNILVALDQVDKGNKSLDDKVCFDQATANVGGSWLNVKAGECFTLKDLLRAENIYSANNAAYLVAKHVGNGSIDKFVELMNEKAKELGMKNTKFNTPAGLPTSMTGRALDTSTADDLYLLAMAAIKDTRIREWASEKELILENSLGEQIVYPSRNHLLEKYGIWGLKTGFHNLSGYNIITTSKRGNVEIIAVVLGEVTDPARTKLLTEEFAEIEKQLTVVKKAGTDMGGFKLKDGKKKEINGVLAEDVYEIKNNPYEYETRDLNIKAPVQKGTVIGELVIKKGGKEISKVNIISNEEVKELSGFGKFLRFITFGWL, translated from the coding sequence ATGAAGAAGAGATACTTTATTGTTCTGGCAATGTTATTTACCCTTTTACTTGCCGAAGGAGAGCCGACAGCTGGCAGCGGCGGGGGAGATACAGGAACGGAAACCGTAAAACCAAAATCAAAAGAAAAAACAGACAAAGAAAAAAATCAGGATGTTAAAGACAGTATAAATAAAGCAGTAAAAGAAGTACAAAATGAAAATACAGGGAAGCCTGCTGCTACAGATACTCAGGTAACAGATCCGGGAACTGACGTACCGAATACAAACGGGACAACAGGGGTAAATGGAACTGGAAACGGTGAAACACCTGCTGTTCCAGGAGACGGGACCCAGCCTGCAACTGTGGAGCAGCCTGCAGTTAAGGTGAAGCCTGCTGCTGTAAAAATAGATCCTAAGAAGCCGGTAAAAAAGGCAATTGATAAAGAGCAGGAAGGGCCTACTTTTTATAAAGGCGAAATTTTAAAATATATAGCAACAACAGACGGATATGTAATAAAAACAAATGGTTCTGATGTGGTTCACCCGATAGCGTCTATTACTAAGGTTATGAATATATTAGTTGCTCTTGATCAGGTAGATAAGGGGAATAAATCACTGGATGACAAAGTGTGCTTCGATCAGGCTACAGCCAATGTAGGAGGAAGCTGGCTGAATGTAAAGGCCGGAGAATGTTTTACATTAAAAGATCTTTTGAGAGCCGAAAATATATATTCTGCCAATAATGCAGCCTATCTTGTGGCAAAACACGTAGGAAACGGTTCTATAGATAAATTCGTAGAACTGATGAATGAGAAAGCTAAAGAACTGGGAATGAAAAATACTAAATTTAATACTCCGGCAGGGCTTCCCACTTCTATGACAGGAAGAGCGCTTGATACATCGACTGCTGATGATCTTTATCTTCTTGCTATGGCAGCCATAAAAGATACGAGAATAAGAGAATGGGCAAGTGAAAAAGAGCTTATTCTGGAGAACAGTCTGGGTGAGCAGATAGTTTATCCAAGCAGAAATCATTTACTTGAAAAATATGGAATATGGGGATTAAAGACCGGGTTTCATAATTTGTCAGGATATAACATAATAACAACGAGCAAAAGAGGAAATGTTGAGATAATAGCTGTGGTACTGGGAGAAGTAACAGATCCCGCCAGAACAAAGCTGCTTACAGAGGAATTTGCAGAGATAGAAAAACAGCTGACTGTAGTAAAAAAAGCCGGTACGGATATGGGCGGATTTAAGCTGAAAGATGGTAAAAAGAAAGAAATAAACGGTGTTCTCGCAGAGGATGTCTATGAAATAAAAAATAATCCTTATGAATATGAAACAAGAGACCTGAATATAAAAGCACCTGTACAGAAAGGAACTGTAATAGGCGAGCTGGTTATTAAAAAAGGCGGAAAAGAGATATCAAAGGTCAATATTATTTCAAATGAAGAAGTAAAAGAATTAAGCGGATTTGGTAAGTTTTTAAGATTTATCACATTTGGCTGGCTATAA
- the rpmB gene encoding 50S ribosomal protein L28 yields the protein MKICEVFGKKVGHGNLVSHSHRSTKRIWRPNLQVMSINVDGKEVRVRVCTKAMKTLKGKNPDQVKKILMENKNNLSPKLSKVLFSNN from the coding sequence ATGAAAATATGTGAAGTTTTTGGAAAGAAAGTCGGACATGGTAATTTAGTCAGCCATTCACATCGTTCAACTAAGAGAATATGGAGACCGAATCTGCAAGTTATGTCAATAAATGTAGACGGTAAAGAAGTTAGAGTAAGAGTTTGTACAAAAGCGATGAAAACACTAAAAGGGAAAAACCCTGATCAAGTGAAAAAAATTCTAATGGAAAATAAAAATAACTTAAGTCCAAAGTTATCTAAAGTTTTATTTTCTAATAATTAA
- a CDS encoding endonuclease MutS2: MENRSYEVLEFHKVVNKMIDLAKLEATKEKFLDLDIMKNKGELDKEMALLIEFIDFYKYDDGLELTNLSDIGKFLRTIDLIGSYLSVEDLAELRKNMAVYRISKSRAKNIKDKYGLVWNIFSDTEDLKDIEDFISEAVDDEGNMKDTASLGLRDLRRQKSNINVNIKEKFDEIMNNRDLQKAIQDKIITKRNERYVIPVKTEFKSLIKGIEHDRSSTGSTVYIEPLNTVSLNNKLREYEAKEREEIRKILIRITELVRNKKDEIALIKVLLERIDFINAKVLYSVENDCRVPKIVNKEYLKLVVARHPLIDREKMVPINFELGDNDNIMLITGPNTGGKTVTQKIAGLLTIMALSGIPIPADEKTEIGFFGSVLADIGDEQSIEQNLSSFSAHIKNIKEILESANRRSLVLIDELGSGTDPMEGSAFAMAVIDYLNQKNVKSIITTHYSEVKAHAFNTNGIKSASMEFNVETLLPTYRLLEGIPGESNALIIAGKYGINEEIISNAKSYISEENQKVEQMLISIKEKTDEVEKLKIELENAKEEMESRKQKYEADIVNLENEKNKIVKEAYDEADKYLREVQAKAKNLVDKISQDEMKKEDAKETQRSLNMLRESFRLEKEQNVKKKIKTNKKADFQLGEEVFVKSINQNGKVLRIIEESDSVQVQAGILKLVVSTDDIQKIEKKNKKKLGGFASLKSTNVKGEVDLRGMTGDEAMTELELYLDRAMLTGYSEVYIIHGKGTMALRTRIQEYLKKSKYISEYRDANQNEGGLGCTVAKLK; encoded by the coding sequence ATGGAAAATAGAAGTTATGAAGTTTTGGAATTTCATAAAGTTGTTAATAAAATGATAGATTTAGCAAAGCTGGAAGCTACTAAAGAGAAGTTTCTGGATTTGGATATTATGAAAAATAAAGGTGAACTGGATAAGGAAATGGCTCTTTTGATAGAGTTTATTGATTTTTATAAATATGATGACGGACTGGAGCTGACAAATCTTTCTGATATAGGTAAATTCCTTAGAACGATAGATTTGATAGGATCCTATTTATCTGTAGAAGATCTGGCGGAGCTAAGAAAAAATATGGCTGTTTACAGAATTTCCAAAAGCCGTGCCAAGAATATAAAGGATAAATACGGGCTTGTATGGAATATTTTTTCTGATACTGAAGATCTGAAAGATATTGAGGATTTTATTTCCGAAGCAGTAGATGATGAAGGAAATATGAAAGATACAGCGTCATTAGGTTTGAGAGATTTAAGAAGACAAAAAAGCAACATAAATGTCAATATAAAAGAAAAATTTGATGAAATAATGAATAACAGGGACTTGCAAAAAGCGATACAAGACAAGATTATTACTAAAAGAAACGAACGTTATGTAATACCTGTAAAAACAGAGTTCAAATCTTTGATAAAAGGGATAGAACATGACAGATCATCAACAGGAAGTACAGTTTATATAGAGCCGCTGAATACAGTTTCGTTAAATAATAAACTCAGGGAATACGAGGCTAAAGAAAGAGAAGAAATCAGAAAGATTCTTATTCGTATTACAGAACTGGTCAGAAACAAAAAAGATGAGATAGCTTTGATAAAAGTCCTCCTTGAGAGAATAGACTTTATTAATGCAAAAGTTCTCTATTCTGTAGAAAATGACTGCCGTGTTCCAAAAATAGTAAATAAAGAGTATCTAAAACTGGTAGTAGCGAGACATCCCCTTATAGACAGGGAAAAGATGGTCCCTATTAATTTTGAGCTCGGGGACAATGACAATATAATGCTTATAACAGGGCCGAATACAGGCGGTAAGACAGTAACGCAGAAAATAGCAGGACTTCTTACAATAATGGCCTTGTCAGGAATTCCTATTCCTGCAGATGAAAAGACAGAGATCGGATTTTTCGGAAGTGTTCTTGCAGATATAGGTGATGAACAGAGTATAGAGCAGAATCTGTCTTCATTTTCGGCACATATAAAAAATATAAAAGAAATACTTGAATCTGCAAACAGAAGGTCGCTTGTACTGATAGACGAGCTGGGGAGCGGTACTGATCCTATGGAAGGATCGGCTTTTGCCATGGCGGTAATTGATTATCTGAATCAGAAAAATGTAAAATCCATAATCACTACACACTACAGTGAAGTAAAGGCGCATGCTTTTAATACAAACGGCATAAAGAGTGCTTCAATGGAATTCAATGTAGAAACACTGCTTCCTACATACAGACTTCTCGAAGGTATTCCCGGTGAGAGCAACGCTCTGATTATCGCGGGGAAATATGGTATAAACGAAGAGATTATCAGTAATGCAAAATCATACATAAGCGAAGAAAACCAAAAAGTAGAGCAGATGCTTATATCCATAAAAGAAAAAACAGATGAAGTGGAAAAGCTGAAAATTGAGCTGGAAAATGCAAAAGAAGAGATGGAAAGCAGAAAGCAGAAGTATGAAGCTGATATAGTAAATCTGGAAAACGAGAAAAATAAAATAGTAAAAGAAGCATATGATGAAGCTGACAAATATCTCCGTGAAGTACAGGCAAAAGCTAAAAACCTTGTGGATAAAATAAGTCAGGACGAGATGAAGAAAGAAGACGCGAAAGAGACACAAAGAAGTCTGAATATGCTTCGTGAATCTTTCAGGCTCGAAAAAGAACAGAATGTAAAGAAAAAAATAAAAACAAATAAAAAGGCAGATTTCCAGCTTGGTGAGGAAGTTTTTGTAAAATCGATAAACCAAAACGGAAAAGTCCTGAGAATAATTGAGGAATCAGACAGTGTGCAGGTACAGGCAGGAATACTGAAATTAGTGGTAAGCACAGATGATATACAAAAAATAGAAAAGAAAAATAAAAAGAAATTAGGCGGATTTGCATCATTAAAATCAACTAATGTAAAAGGAGAAGTAGATTTGAGAGGAATGACCGGTGATGAAGCAATGACTGAACTGGAGCTTTATCTGGACAGGGCAATGCTTACTGGATATTCGGAAGTATACATAATACACGGAAAAGGAACTATGGCATTAAGAACGAGAATACAGGAATATTTGAAAAAGTCTAAATACATATCGGAGTATAGAGATGCAAATCAGAATGAGGGAGGGCTTGGCTGTACTGTCGCTAAGTTAAAATAA